Genomic DNA from Flavobacterium sp. N502540:
TTCAATACGCTAAAGATTCGGCGACTTATAAACCATCTGAAACCAAACACGAATCTGCATTAGAATGGGTAGAGTTACTAGAAGACACTCCTAACAAAATTGTAATGCAACACTTATTAATAGTGAGTGATGACATGATCATCAAACACTGGAGACAGGACTGGTTGTATGAAAACACTGATTTATATACCTTTAATAAAGGAACTTCATGGAAATATAAAAAACTGGACAAAAAAACCGTAAAAGGTCAATGGACACAAAAAGTATTTCAGGTAGACGATAGTCCGCGTTATGAAGGATCTTCGACATGGGTACACGTAGACGGACAAAACTACTGGGCAAACATTGCTGATGCACCACTTCCAAGAAGAGAGCAAACGAAACGTAATGACTATAATGTTTTAAAAAGAAGAAACATTCACGAAATTACAGCTACAGGATGGAATCATGAGCAAGACAATGACAAATTGGTGCGTGACGACAGCGGAAAAGATGTTTTGTTAGCTCAGGAAAAAGGTTTGGACGTTTACACTAAAGTTCCGGATATTAAATGTATCGCTGCCCAAAAATGGTGGAAAGAAAACAACGCGCTTTGGAAGAATGTTCGTGACAAATGGCAAACTCTTTTTGACAGACACCAGGACTTAAACTTAGAAGCTAAAGTAGACAGAAAAGCACTTTACTCTCTCCTGTTTGATTTAAAACCAACTGCTACAAAAGCAGAAACTGATGCAATCATCAACAAATTCGTAAAATAAGAAATTATTTTCTACTTATATTTTAAAAGCCGATAGTGACAAACTATCGGCTTTTTTATGCATAAAAAAAACCGCCTGAAAATGAATTCAAACGGTTTACTACCTTCTATGTTTAATAAAGCTATTAGCTTACTAATTCAAAACAGCATAAATCAACTAATAAAAGGTTGGTATTTTTAATCTCTATGATAGATATTCTGGAATAATCCTCGCGGAAATGCTTAAAAAAACTCTTGAAGTGATATTAGAGTCTGTAGATAAGGATGTTAGAATCCTGTAATACTTTCTTTATTAAAGTAGGAAAATTAACATATTATTTTATAACACACAAGCAAATAACAGACTTTTTTTTCTTTTTTTCTACAAAGCTAAAATCCAGTATTTTAACTGTAGTAACCGAGAATGCATAATAAGGATTAAAAAAAACAAAGCAAAAAAGGCCGATACTGTGATAACAATCGTCCTTTGATTCATGCTATGCATAAAAAATACATTTTGCATCAAATATTAGTTACCTACTAGGTTGTAGCGGCCTTTCTTTTTCTGCTGTCGAAAATCGATACACTTTGCGATTTCAAGTTGACATAAAAAAAAGTCGATAATTACATTTATAATTATCGACTCTTTGCATTTTATCTTTTGTTCAGCAATTACATGCGCTCCGGAACTTCTATTCCCAACAAACTAAAAGCGGCTTTGATAACCTCTGCTACTTTTTGCGAAAGCTGCACTCTGAATACTTTTTTAGTTAAATCTACTTCTCCTAATATGTGCACCGACTGATAAAACGAATTATACTCTTTTACCAAATCGTAGGTATAATTAGCAATCAAAGCCGGACTATGATTGTGTGCGGCATTTTGAATTACTTCCGGGAAAAGCTCAATTTGTTTTACCAGCTCTTTTTCTTTTTCGTGTAATTCTTCTGTACTCGTTTGAGCTGAAAAATCAAAATCAGCTTTACGGATTATCGATTGGATTCTCGCGTAAGTGTACTGAATAAACGGCCCCGTATTTCCTGCAAAATCAACAGATTCTTCCGGATTAAACAAAATACGTTTTTTAGGATCTACTTTTAAGATATAATATTTCAATGCCCCAAGACCAATTGTTTGGTACAATTTAGCTTTTTCTTCGGTTGAATAACTGTCCAGTTTTCCTAAATCTTCAGATATTTGTTTCGCTGTGTCGGTCATATCTTGCATCAAATCATCAGCATCTACAACTGTTCCTTCACGGCTTTTCATTTTTCCTGAAGGCAAATCAACCATTCCGTACGATAAATGATACAAGCTTGAAGCCCAGTCAAAACCTAGTTTTTTCAGAATTAGAAACAGAACTTTAAAGTGGTAATCCTGTTCGTTACCTACTGTATATACCATTCCGCCTACATCCGGCATGTCTTTTACACGCTGAATT
This window encodes:
- a CDS encoding DUF6607 family protein gives rise to the protein MISKSLYFSAVMALTCSLGFSQDKKQQDIKSIKSMCGCYEVKFNFAETFQYAKDSATYKPSETKHESALEWVELLEDTPNKIVMQHLLIVSDDMIIKHWRQDWLYENTDLYTFNKGTSWKYKKLDKKTVKGQWTQKVFQVDDSPRYEGSSTWVHVDGQNYWANIADAPLPRREQTKRNDYNVLKRRNIHEITATGWNHEQDNDKLVRDDSGKDVLLAQEKGLDVYTKVPDIKCIAAQKWWKENNALWKNVRDKWQTLFDRHQDLNLEAKVDRKALYSLLFDLKPTATKAETDAIINKFVK